ccttgtttcccatgtaacaataagaaatatactcaaaacctggattaatctttttagtcacatagcactactattattaagAACACTACTGCACCTCCCATCTGGCTTGGGAACATCTTGGAACCACCCAGGAAGTTAGAGGACTTGTCAGATGATAGGGAAGTGTAGGAAGAGCTGcatggtctactgccaccacggctcagataagcagcagaaaattaatATTTTTGATTGTTAAACTTCTTTACAATACTGAAAATCACATTTTTTCTTAATATATTTTTAACATCCTCTCACGGAACACTTGCAGTACTTTCACAGACCACGAGGGGGCAGCAAGTGTAAACCACTACATTTCTGAAAGAAATTTAACTATTGCTGAGATTGAGaaaaatattttgtggattgacaTACACTGGAATGCAGCCGTCACTATTTTGAACAAACTGCCTTCAGGGGAAACAGTTTCACTCAGAGTGCCAATGTAGAAACACAACTGCATACAATGAATTACTTCAAACAAGACACTTGATGAGGGAAACGGTTTATCACAGATATCAATCAGGACACTGACACAGGCTGCAAACACATACTAGAAAAGGTCATTCAGTCCAGTGCCTGTAAAGCACACGGCTGTTCAGGAGGAAAATGCTCTCATCCGTAAAAGCAGCTACATCTTCTTCCCTTTACGTAGTCTGTTGGAACGCCAGATATTTTCCTTCCTCAGACGTTTGAAATACTCCCAGCTGTTTGGCTCCAGCTCATGCAGCTTTTTAGGATTTCCCAGGTTCAGATCGTACAACCTGAaagaaagacatggacatcaataGAAAAGAGGAACCACATCAGAGACTGTGTCACCATAGAATgctttgattttctgttgacaTTTATTTTTCACTTGGAATGGACAAAATAAACATGGAATAACACATATGTGATATAGTCCAAGAAAAACAAATGGATATTTTTTGGGAATGTCAACATAGAGATTCTCTCCCGTTAGCGGGGCATACGGAATAAATTAATGAGGCACTCACTTGCTGGATCATGCCACAGGCAAAAGTCCAGTTACCCTCCTTTGAAGACATCGGACAAGACATCTTCACAGTTATGTAGATGATTCCTCAAATAATAAGTGTACAATAAAAGGTTGCTGTTTGTACAGCAGCAGACTGTCAGTTTGTGGCATTTTCTACATCATCGCAATATATTTTTCTTAATTGTTTTTTCTGGGGTGATATTGTGAAGCAAAGTTCATTTGTATCCAGTCTACCTGCTTTCCTTCCAACTGTGCGTTTTCCTTTATTTGACAGGATTCCTCCTCTCATAACATGTTTGATATGTATCGGCAGAGTAAGAGCGACGGCATATGACAACAGGAAAATAACAGCTTTATATCAAGAGGCTACGAACATAAAGTACAGTTAgaactgaaaaagtagcagaaacACGTGTCTTTACCACTCTGGATATTCCTCCCGAGGCTTCAGTTTGGGGTCCTCTCCTTGCTTAAAGAAGTTGACACCTACTGCGTAAGTTGTAAGTTTGATGGGATCTTTACACACCTCTGGGCCTTTCAGCTCCTCTTGAACCACACTTTTACCTTTTCCTTTAAATGCTGGAAGACAAAAAGATAGTGATTATTGTTATTTGGGTCATCTCCAGTGGCTCCAACTACCTAACAAATGTGCATTGTCTAATTTAGACCATTAGCAGAGATGTTATGACTAATCGACAACTAAATTAATCACAAACTATTTTCAAAATCGAGGAAACACTTTGTTCTGCCCGTGTTTCCGTGGGTTCCTTCTGGATGATCAGACTTCCTCACActtgcaaagacatgc
The nucleotide sequence above comes from Thalassophryne amazonica chromosome 10, fThaAma1.1, whole genome shotgun sequence. Encoded proteins:
- the mrpl54 gene encoding 39S ribosomal protein L54, mitochondrial, which produces MSSSISGRIIMSGYRLFSTFTITKCITSRLSLGRIQTCGYAKKVAFKGKGKSVVQEELKGPEVCKDPIKLTTYAVGVNFFKQGEDPKLKPREEYPEWLYDLNLGNPKKLHELEPNSWEYFKRLRKENIWRSNRLRKGKKM